The Aeromicrobium yanjiei DNA segment CAGCCCTTGGGGTTCGCCTTGCCGTCGACGACGCTCGGACCGGCGTCGACGATCTTCTCCACGACGAGCGCAAGGATCGAGGTGATGACGATGCCGAGCAGGATCGCGCCCGGGACGCGACGCGCGTGGAGCGCGATCATCAGGAGCAGGCCGATGCAGAACACGAGGACGGGCCAGCCGGACAGCGTTCCACCCGTGCCCAGGCCGATGGGCGGGGACGCATTGCCGGTCGTGCGCACGAAGCCCGCGTCGACCAGGCCGATCAGTGCGATGAACAGGCCGATGCCGACCGCGATCGCGGTCTTGAGCTCTCGGGGCACCGCGTCGAAGACGGCCTTGCGGAAGCCCGTGAGGACCAGCACCAGGATCACGAGGCCCTCGAGCACGACCAGCCCCATCGCGTCGGCCCAGGTCATCTGGGAGGCGACGGAGAACGCGACGAACGCGTTCAGGCCGAGGCCCGCGGCCAGGGCGAGCGGGAAGTTGGCGACCACGCCCATGAGGATCGTGAGGACACCTGCGACGAGGGCCGTGGTGGCCGCGATCATGGGCAGGTCCGGGGCGGACCCGCCGCCGAGGTACTGGCCGTCGGCGTCCTTGACGAAGCCGAGGATCAGCGGGTTCAGCACGATGATGTACGCCATCGTCAAGAAGGTCACGACGCCGCCGCGGACCTCACGGCTGACGGTCGACCCGCGCTCGCCGATCTTGAAGTAGCTGTCGATGTGTTGACGCATGGGGCTCCCGTTCCGGACCGGTGTGAACGGATGGATGATGCCAGAACCGCGCCGCGGCTCGCACACTGCCTCCTGCTAGCGGCTCCTCGTCGCGGCAGCACTGATGACCGCCAGCAGCGCGATGACGACGCCTGCCCACAGCCACGTCGCTCCCGCGAAGCCGTTGCCACCCTCGGGCGGTCCCTGGTCGGGCGCGGCGGGAGCGCCTGCGGCGGGCGCCGTCCCTGCGCGCTCGGTCGGCTCCACCTCGGGCACCGGCGCGGTGAACGCGACCCGGAACAGCGGGGAGTCGCCACCCTCGCTGCCCACGAGGATCGAGCGGCCGTCCGGCTCCATCGCCAGCGTCTCGCCCTGCCGCACCGAGGGCAGCGCGAGGGTGTCCACCTGCTTCCACGTGCGGGCGTCGAGCACGTACGCCCGCGAGTAGCTGCGCGCCACGACGTACGCGCCGTCCGGCGTGAACGCAGCGTCGGTGAGCATGCCCGGCACCGTGGCGTCGAGGACCCTCACCCGGTTGGGCTCGTCCTGCTCCAGCCGGTCGGGCAGGGCGAAGACCTCTCCACCGAGCAGCCCCTTGGTGAGCAGGAACTTCTCGTCGGTGCGGGGGTTGACGACCAGGCTCTCGACGTCACGGCGCCCCTCGGGGTACGTGAGGGGGAAGCGCTTCACGCTGACCGCTCCCCCGTCCTCACGCCCGAACGCGGGCAGCGAGTAGAGCGCGACGTCGGAGCGCTGACGGTTGTTGTCGCCGGTGTCGGCGACCCAGAGCGTGCCCGCGCGGTCAGCCGACAGCGCCTCGGTGTCGGTGAAGGTCGCGGCCGGCGTCGCGCTGCCGACGACCCGCCCCGTGGGGACGTCCACCGCGTACACCGCGGCGGCGTTGCCCGAGTCGTTGATCGTGTAGGCCAGGTCAGCGTCCGCACGATCGATCACGAGGCCGCTCGACTCGGTGATCCGCGCGTCCGCGATGCGACTGACCGGCTCTCCGGACGTCGCGGCTCCGGCCTTGTCGGCCAGCGAGCTCACCACCACGATGATGAGCAGGGCGACCAGGAGGCCCGGGATGAGGAGGCGACGGTGACGCGGATTCATGGGTCTCCAGCATGACAGCAGGGAGCCGGCGCGATGATCGCGGCGGGTAGTGTGAACGTGTGAGCGACGAGGACGAGTGGGCGATCCGCCAGAGCGACGGACCCGAGACCATCGAGCGCAAGATGGGCCACCGGGAGATCGCCCGGCTGGAGCGCGCCGCCCGCCGTCATGAGTTCGGCCGGCCCGAGCTCACCGAGCTCGAGATCGGCAAGACGACGCACCGCGTCGCCGAGGTCGAGCCGATGGACGTCGACGGCGTCCGCACCATGACGGTCGGCACGATCGCCTGGGGCGTGCTCGCGATCGCCCTGCTGCCGTTCCTCGGCACGCTGGAGGAGAACGGCCGCACGTGGTGGCTGTGGACCGCGGTCGCCGGCTTCGGCCTCGGCTGCATCGGCATCGAGTACTGCCGCCGTCGTCGCAACGCCCTGCGCATGCAGCCCGGCCGCCGCCGCGCCGGCGACTGACCCGCCCCGCCCCCAGCCCAGATTTGCGGACTCCTGCACCGAATTCCTCGCGGAAACGGTGCAGAAGTACGCAGATCGGGGCGGGTCAGGCGTCGGTGTCGGCGTCGGCGTCCTTGCGGACCGTGAGGCGCAGCGGCGCCTCGCGGATCAGCAGCGCGGCGAGCAGGCTGAGCACCGAGACGATCGCGGCGACCATGAAGATCGTGCCGGTCGCGTCGCCGTACGCCTCGCGGACGATCTCGGCCACCTGCGGCGGCAAGTTCTTGACGTCGAGCAGCGAGCCGCCCGCGCCGGAGGACTCGACCCCGAGCGCCGCGAGCTTGGACGTGACGTCGCCCTTGACCTGCGAGGCGAGGATCGCGCCCAGCACCGAGACGCCCACCGCGCCACCGAGGGAGCGGAAGAAGGCGACCGTCGCGCTGGCCGCGCCGACCTGGGAGACGTCCACCGTGTTCTGCACCGCGAGCACGTAGTTCTGCAGCAGCATGCCCATGCCGATGCCGAGGAACGCCATGAAGACCATCGCGTGCCACTCCGGGGTGGTGTGGTCGATCGTGGCGAGTAGCCCGCAGCCGATGATCAGGGAGACCGAGCCGATCACGAGGAAGCGCTTCCACCTGCCGTAGCGGGTGATCAGCTGGCCCGAGACGATCGTGCCGACCAGCGAGCCGAGCATCAGCGGGATCGTGAGCAGACCCGCCTGGGTGGGGGTGCGACCGCCGGCGACCTGGAAGTACTGGCCGATGAAGACCGAGCCACCGAACATCGCGATGCCGACGGCGACGCTGCCCACGATCGCCAGCGCGGTGGTGCGCTCGCGGACGACCGACAGCGGGACGAGGGGCTCGGGGTGACGCAGCTCGACCCGCACCGCGATCGCGCCGGCCAGGAGTGTGCCGCCGAGGTACGCGGCGCTCTGCCAGGAGACCCAGTCGAACGAGTCACCGGCGAAGGTGACCCACAGCAGCGGGAGGCTGGCCGCGATCGCGATGAAGATCGCGCCGAAGTAGTCGAAGTTGACCTTGCGGCGCACCGTGGCGATGCGCAGGTACTTCTGCAGCACGACCAGGCTGATGACCGCGAGCGGCACGCAGACGAAGAACGTCCAGCGCCAGCCCAGCCCGGGGGTGTCGACGATGAGCCCGCCGAGCAGCGGCCCACTGACCGTCGCGACGGCCATCGTCGCGCCCATGTAGCCGCTGTAGCGGCCGCGCTGGCGCGGCGGGATGATCGAGCCGATGATCGACTGCGCGTTGGCGGTCAGGCCACCCATCGCGACGCCCTGGACGACGCGCATCGCGATCAGCTCGGGCACGTTGCGGGACAGCCCCGCGAGCATCGAGCCGATCACGAACAGCACGATCGAGATCTGCACCAGGACCTTCTTGTTGACCAGGTCCGAGAGCTTGCCCCACACGGGGGTGGACACGGTCATGGCGAGCAGCGAGGCCGTGACGACCCAGGTGTACTGGGTCTGTGAGCCCTCCAGGTCCGCGATGATCGTCGGCAGCGCATTCGACACGATCGTGCTGCTGATGATCGCCGTGAACAGCGCCGCGAGGAGGCCGAACAGGACCTCCATGATCTCGCGGTGCGACAGCTCGCCCTGGACGGCTGGTGCCCGGCCGGCGCCGGCCTCGGTGCTTAGTTGCATGCAGCAACCATACGTTGGCGCCGAAGGGTCCGCAATAGCGACAGCCCCACGTGAGCAGTCTCACATGGGGCTGTCGGGCGTACGTGTCAGAGTCCGTCGACCTCGT contains these protein-coding regions:
- a CDS encoding NCS2 family permease translates to MRQHIDSYFKIGERGSTVSREVRGGVVTFLTMAYIIVLNPLILGFVKDADGQYLGGGSAPDLPMIAATTALVAGVLTILMGVVANFPLALAAGLGLNAFVAFSVASQMTWADAMGLVVLEGLVILVLVLTGFRKAVFDAVPRELKTAIAVGIGLFIALIGLVDAGFVRTTGNASPPIGLGTGGTLSGWPVLVFCIGLLLMIALHARRVPGAILLGIVITSILALVVEKIVDAGPSVVDGKANPKGWNLNVPALPDSIVKSPDFGLLGEFSLFGSIERVGIVTVVLLVFSLLLADFFDTMGTMTAIGAEAGLNDEDGAPAGAQRILIVDSIAAAAGGAAGVSSNTSYIESASGVGDGARTGLSAVVTGLLFLLATIFTPIVEHIPSEAAVPALVLVGFLMMTQVADIDWRDEEIAIPAFLTIALMPFTYSITAGIGAGFIAFVLLKIVKGKIGQVHALMWLIAALFVVYFAIDPISRWVS
- a CDS encoding DUF2530 domain-containing protein, whose amino-acid sequence is MSDEDEWAIRQSDGPETIERKMGHREIARLERAARRHEFGRPELTELEIGKTTHRVAEVEPMDVDGVRTMTVGTIAWGVLAIALLPFLGTLEENGRTWWLWTAVAGFGLGCIGIEYCRRRRNALRMQPGRRRAGD
- a CDS encoding MDR family MFS transporter, whose protein sequence is MQLSTEAGAGRAPAVQGELSHREIMEVLFGLLAALFTAIISSTIVSNALPTIIADLEGSQTQYTWVVTASLLAMTVSTPVWGKLSDLVNKKVLVQISIVLFVIGSMLAGLSRNVPELIAMRVVQGVAMGGLTANAQSIIGSIIPPRQRGRYSGYMGATMAVATVSGPLLGGLIVDTPGLGWRWTFFVCVPLAVISLVVLQKYLRIATVRRKVNFDYFGAIFIAIAASLPLLWVTFAGDSFDWVSWQSAAYLGGTLLAGAIAVRVELRHPEPLVPLSVVRERTTALAIVGSVAVGIAMFGGSVFIGQYFQVAGGRTPTQAGLLTIPLMLGSLVGTIVSGQLITRYGRWKRFLVIGSVSLIIGCGLLATIDHTTPEWHAMVFMAFLGIGMGMLLQNYVLAVQNTVDVSQVGAASATVAFFRSLGGAVGVSVLGAILASQVKGDVTSKLAALGVESSGAGGSLLDVKNLPPQVAEIVREAYGDATGTIFMVAAIVSVLSLLAALLIREAPLRLTVRKDADADTDA